In Oncorhynchus nerka isolate Pitt River unplaced genomic scaffold, Oner_Uvic_2.0 unplaced_scaffold_36___fragment_4___debris, whole genome shotgun sequence, the following are encoded in one genomic region:
- the LOC115142724 gene encoding histone H3, with translation MARTKQTARKSTGGKAPRKQLATKAARKSAPATGGVKKPHRYRPGTVALREIRRYQKSTELLIRKLPFQRLVREIAQDFKTDLRFQSSAVMALQEASEAYLVGLFEDTNLCAIHAKRVTIMPKDIQLARRIRGERA, from the coding sequence ATGGCCAGAACCAAGCAAACCGCTCGCAAATCCACCGGTGGCAAAGCACCCAGGAAGCAGCTCGCCACCAAGGCTGCGCGCAAGAGCGCCCCGGCCACCGGCGGCGTGAAGAAGCCTCACCGTTACAGGCCCGGCACCGTGGCTCTTAGAGAGATCCGTCGTTACCAGAAGTCCACTGAGCTGCTGATCCGCAAACTGCCTTTCCAGCGCCTGGTGCGAGAAATTGCCCAGGACTTTAAGACCGACCTGCGCTTCCAGAGTTCCGCAGTGATGGCCCTGCAGGAGGCAAGCGAGGCTTACCTGGTCGGCCTGTTCGAGGACACCAACCTGTGCGCCATCCACGCCAAGAGGGTGACCATCATGCCCAAGGACATCCAGCTGGCCCGTCGTATTCGCGGAGAGCGCGCATAA
- the LOC135570460 gene encoding histone H1 → MAEVAPAPAAAAPAKAPKKKAAAKPKKAGPSVGELIVKAVSASKERSGVSLAALKKSLAAGGYDVEKNNSRVKIAVKSLVTKGTLVQTKGTGASGSFKLNKKAVEAKKPAKKAAAPKAKKVAAKKPAAAKKPKKVAAKKAVAAKKSPKKAKKPATPKKAAKSPKKVKKPAAAAKKAAKSPKKATKAAKPKAAKPKAAKAKKAAPKKK, encoded by the coding sequence ATGGCAGAAGTCGCACCAGCACCCGCCGCCGCCGCGCCGGCCAAGGCCCCCAAGAAGAAGGCAGCAGCCAAGCCCAAGAAAGCGGGACCCAGCGTAGGCGAGCTCATCGTCAAGGCGGTGTCCGCCTCCAAGGAGAGGAGCGGCGTGTCCCTGGCCGCGCTCAAGAAGTCTCTGGCGGCAGGCGGCTACGACGTGGAGAAGAACAACTCCCGTGTCAAGATCGCCGTCAAGAGCCTCGTCACCAAGGGCACCCTGGTCCAGACCAAGGGCACCGGTGCCTCCGGCTCCTTCAAGCTCAACAAGAAGGCCGTCGAGGCAAAGAAGCCCGCTAAGAAAGCCGCAGCCCCCAAAGCTAAGAAGGTGGCCGCCAAGAAGCCCGCCGCCGCCAAGAAGCCCAAGAAGGTAGCAGCCAAGAAGGCCGTGGCCGCAAAGAAGTCCCCCAAGAAGGCCAAGAAGCCCGCTACACCCAAAAAGGCCGCCAAGAGCCCAAAGAAGGTGAAGAAGCCCGCCGCAGCGGCCAAGAAAGCGGCCAAGAGCCCCAAGAAGGCTACCAAGGCAGCGAAGCCCAAAGCCGCCAAGCCCAAGGCAGCCAAGGCCAAGAAGGCAGCCCCCAAGAAGAAGTAA
- the LOC135570461 gene encoding histone H2A translates to MSGRGKTGGKARAKAKTRSSRAGLQFPVGRVHRLLRKGNYAERVGAGAPVYLAAVLEYLTAEILELAGNAARDNKKTRIIPRHLQLAVRNDEELNKLLGGVTIAQGGVLPNIQAVLLPKKTEKAVKAK, encoded by the coding sequence ATGAGCGGAAGAGGCAAAACCGGAGGCAAGGCCAGGGCGAAGGCAAAGACACGTTCATCCCGTGCCGGGCTCCAGTTCCCCGTGGGCCGTGTGCACAGGCTGCTGCGCAAAGGCAACTACGCCGAGCGTGTGGGCGCTGGCGCACCAGTCTACCTGGCCGCAGTGCTCGAGTACCTGACTGCTGAGATCCTGGAGTTGGCTGGAAACGCTGCCCGTGACAACAAGAAGACTCGTATCATCCCCCGTCACCTGCAGCTGGCAGTCCGTAACGACGAGGAGCTGAACAAACTGCTTGGCGGCGTGACCATCGCTCAGGGTGGTGTTCTGCCCAACATCCAGGCAGTGCTGCTCCCCAAGAAGACTGAGAAGGCCGTCAAAGCCAAGTAA